From a region of the Synechococcus sp. RS9916 genome:
- a CDS encoding sodium:solute symporter family protein, which produces MSASAAPFLHPGVAWALVVLFSVLWVALGVAWGRRGKGDADEYMLAGRNIGLALSTATLMASWVTGNTTLLAPEFGYKTGLWGMFSYALAGLGLILFAPLASRIKQLMPNGRTSGDFIRLRYGRLAWWVFMLITAVYTLGFLMTQAMGAGLLLQALSGFNYHVGMVVVIGVATVYTLFGGMRAVIGTDFIQSLLIMVLLAVVAVLAFRQFPMPEVHASLLARHPDRLDLLLPAGLLIAWNSALFSMGEVFHNNIWWSRVFASRRSVVMTSFVLGGIAWMSVPMVTGSIGLVALARELPLDQVNMVFPVMAADLLGAGGAALVFVVVFASLTSTLDSLLASTADLLAEDVYFRLLRPQASDLQLKQAARLMVVGLAVVTLVLSWPRLDSLASVLFFTGALVASTVWPVACGLYWRTANRKAAIAAMLAGSVVGLLAYVLIAPYCAAVFSAAVSAVVMLIGSRIWPERFDFTLLQEEG; this is translated from the coding sequence ATGTCGGCTAGCGCAGCACCGTTTCTTCATCCCGGGGTCGCCTGGGCCTTGGTGGTTCTGTTCTCTGTGCTTTGGGTCGCCCTGGGTGTGGCCTGGGGCCGTCGAGGCAAAGGCGATGCCGACGAGTACATGCTGGCTGGCCGCAATATCGGCTTGGCTCTCAGCACCGCCACATTGATGGCCTCCTGGGTCACTGGGAACACCACGCTTCTGGCGCCGGAATTTGGCTACAAAACTGGTCTTTGGGGCATGTTCAGCTATGCCCTGGCCGGGCTTGGCCTGATTCTCTTCGCCCCCCTGGCGTCGCGGATCAAGCAGTTGATGCCCAACGGGCGCACCAGCGGCGACTTCATCCGCTTGCGCTACGGGCGTCTGGCTTGGTGGGTGTTCATGCTGATCACCGCGGTCTACACCCTGGGCTTTCTGATGACCCAGGCGATGGGTGCTGGTCTGCTGCTGCAGGCCCTTTCAGGCTTCAACTACCACGTGGGAATGGTGGTGGTGATTGGTGTCGCCACCGTCTACACCTTGTTTGGAGGGATGCGGGCCGTGATCGGCACCGATTTCATTCAGTCGCTGTTGATCATGGTGTTGCTGGCGGTGGTGGCGGTGCTCGCCTTCCGTCAATTCCCGATGCCTGAGGTGCATGCCTCCTTGCTGGCCCGGCATCCCGATCGGCTTGATCTGCTGCTGCCGGCGGGCTTGTTGATCGCCTGGAATTCCGCCCTGTTTTCGATGGGCGAGGTGTTTCACAACAACATCTGGTGGTCCCGTGTCTTCGCCAGTCGGCGTTCAGTGGTGATGACCTCTTTCGTGTTGGGCGGAATTGCCTGGATGAGCGTGCCGATGGTGACGGGCTCCATCGGCTTGGTGGCCTTGGCCCGTGAGCTGCCTCTCGATCAGGTGAACATGGTCTTCCCCGTGATGGCAGCTGATTTGCTCGGGGCGGGCGGTGCGGCTCTGGTGTTTGTGGTGGTGTTTGCCTCGCTCACCTCCACCCTGGATTCGCTGCTGGCATCCACTGCCGATCTGCTGGCGGAGGACGTGTACTTCCGTCTGTTGCGGCCTCAGGCCAGTGACCTACAGCTGAAGCAGGCGGCGCGGCTGATGGTGGTTGGGTTGGCGGTTGTCACCCTGGTGCTGTCATGGCCGCGGCTTGATTCGCTGGCGTCGGTGCTGTTCTTCACTGGAGCCCTAGTGGCCTCCACGGTCTGGCCTGTGGCGTGCGGCCTGTACTGGCGCACGGCCAACCGCAAGGCTGCCATTGCGGCCATGCTCGCCGGCAGCGTTGTGGGCCTGCTCGCCTATGTGCTGATCGCGCCCTACTGCGCCGCTGTGTTTTCGGCGGCCGTGTCGGCGGTCGTGATGCTGATCGGCAGTCGCATATGGCCGGAACGGTTTGACTTCACCTTGTTGCAGGAGGAGGGATGA
- a CDS encoding circularly permuted type 2 ATP-grasp protein → MFTEYKPSAGYDEYFCRTDAAPRAALEPLLSSLGQIGLNELIRNHAAASHLLRRHGATFRLNDSDGNGRERILPFDPLPRLIGGHEWQRLEQGLIQRLEAIDCFLADIYGPQQIINDGVIPREDVESSSGWRQEMQGVQVPLNRWCQVSGLDLIRDGEGTWRVLEDNLRCPSGVAYFLENRRVMKQLFPSLFAGRAVQPIDDYPSHLLRTLQDMAPWSDAPRVVLLTPGVFNSAYFEHSYLAQQMGIPLVEGRDLFCEDGRVWLRNTNGHSAVDVIYRRIDDDFLDPNVFRRDSMLGVAGLMEVLRQGRVAIANAPGTGVADDKLIYAHVPAMIRYYLDAEPIIENVPTYLCARDNDRQFVLDHLEELVVKSVAEAGGYGMLIGPQASRTELVDFDSKIRANPRNFIAQPTLQLSTVPSLSNGELYPCHVDLRPYVLRGKQNWVSPGGLTRVALERGSLVVNSSQGGGCKDTWIVDDQQVVSEPAREVVPC, encoded by the coding sequence ATGTTTACCGAATACAAACCGTCAGCTGGCTACGACGAATATTTCTGCCGCACTGATGCCGCACCGAGAGCAGCACTGGAGCCTCTGCTCTCATCACTCGGACAGATCGGCCTGAACGAGCTCATCCGCAACCACGCGGCAGCGAGCCATCTCCTGAGACGGCATGGGGCCACGTTTCGGCTCAACGACAGCGACGGCAACGGCCGTGAACGCATCCTTCCTTTTGATCCCCTTCCACGCTTAATCGGCGGTCACGAGTGGCAACGCCTGGAGCAAGGCCTGATCCAACGGTTGGAGGCAATCGACTGCTTTTTGGCCGACATCTACGGGCCACAGCAAATCATCAACGACGGTGTGATCCCAAGGGAAGACGTGGAAAGTTCCTCCGGTTGGCGCCAGGAGATGCAGGGAGTCCAGGTGCCCCTGAACCGCTGGTGCCAGGTGTCAGGCCTCGACCTGATCCGTGATGGAGAAGGCACCTGGCGCGTTCTCGAAGACAACCTGCGCTGTCCTTCCGGCGTGGCCTATTTCCTCGAAAACCGCCGCGTGATGAAGCAGCTGTTCCCGAGCCTGTTCGCAGGGCGGGCCGTGCAACCGATCGATGACTACCCCTCCCATCTGCTGCGCACACTGCAGGACATGGCCCCCTGGAGCGACGCACCTCGGGTGGTGCTGCTCACCCCGGGCGTGTTCAACAGCGCCTACTTCGAACACAGCTACCTAGCCCAACAAATGGGCATTCCCTTGGTGGAAGGGCGGGATCTGTTCTGTGAGGACGGGCGCGTGTGGCTGCGCAACACCAACGGACACAGCGCTGTGGATGTGATCTACCGACGGATCGACGATGACTTCCTCGACCCCAACGTGTTCCGCAGAGATTCCATGCTCGGCGTCGCTGGACTGATGGAGGTGTTGCGCCAAGGGCGGGTGGCGATCGCGAATGCACCAGGCACCGGCGTGGCCGACGACAAGCTGATCTACGCCCACGTGCCGGCGATGATCCGCTACTACCTCGATGCGGAGCCGATCATCGAGAACGTGCCCACCTACCTGTGTGCTCGCGACAACGACCGCCAGTTCGTCCTCGATCACCTCGAAGAGCTGGTGGTGAAGTCGGTGGCCGAAGCCGGTGGCTACGGAATGCTGATCGGGCCCCAAGCCAGCCGCACCGAGCTGGTCGATTTCGACTCCAAAATCCGCGCCAACCCCCGCAACTTCATCGCCCAACCCACGCTGCAGCTGTCCACTGTGCCCTCCCTCAGTAACGGGGAGCTCTATCCCTGCCATGTGGATCTACGGCCCTACGTGCTGCGAGGGAAACAAAATTGGGTCAGCCCAGGGGGACTGACGCGAGTCGCACTGGAGCGCGGATCGCTGGTGGTGAACTCCTCCCAGGGGGGCGGCTGTAAAGACACCTGGATCGTGGACGACCAGCAGGTGGTGAGCGAACCAGCCCGGGAGGTGGTGCCGTGCTGA
- a CDS encoding alpha-E domain-containing protein encodes MLSRVADSLYWIHRYLERAEHIARFLEVSEAMALDCPPGSAEPWLPLVEATGDRSRFDQAYPAGRPADVIRFLLHDLENPNSIVSCIAMARENARQIRDVITTEMWEQINDLHWSLQEDEAIWTEPVQEQLRSIRQGCQIFYGITDSSLSRDLSWLFSQLGRLMERADKTSRILDVKYFLLLPSPEEVGGVLDELQWITLLRTAGAYQMYRQNMQQAITPASVANFLLLDPVFPRSVRFCLQGISDTLQQIQTQPVQAAPDDLDCLRGQLLSRWSYVRIDALIDTGLHEAIDQLQRDLNQLHDLIQARYFTTSNLPDTPHDSPLASPCVPTSFTA; translated from the coding sequence GTGCTGAGCCGGGTCGCCGATTCTCTTTATTGGATCCATCGCTACCTGGAGCGGGCCGAACACATCGCCCGCTTCCTTGAGGTCAGTGAAGCCATGGCCCTTGATTGTCCCCCAGGTAGCGCCGAACCATGGCTGCCACTGGTGGAAGCCACCGGCGATCGCAGCCGCTTCGATCAGGCCTATCCAGCGGGACGCCCCGCCGATGTGATCCGCTTCTTGCTGCACGACCTGGAGAATCCCAACAGCATCGTGAGCTGCATCGCCATGGCCCGCGAAAACGCACGCCAGATCCGCGATGTGATCACCACAGAGATGTGGGAACAAATCAATGATCTGCACTGGAGTCTGCAGGAAGACGAAGCAATCTGGACGGAACCGGTGCAAGAACAACTGCGCAGCATTCGCCAGGGATGCCAAATCTTTTATGGGATCACTGATTCCAGCCTCAGCCGCGACCTCAGCTGGCTGTTCAGTCAGCTGGGACGGTTGATGGAGCGAGCCGACAAAACCTCACGCATCCTCGACGTGAAGTACTTCCTGCTGCTCCCCTCCCCTGAGGAAGTGGGAGGCGTGCTGGATGAACTGCAATGGATCACCCTGCTGCGCACGGCAGGGGCCTATCAGATGTATCGCCAGAACATGCAGCAGGCGATCACCCCGGCATCGGTGGCCAATTTTCTGCTGCTCGATCCGGTCTTCCCGCGATCGGTGCGCTTCTGCCTGCAAGGCATTAGCGACACCCTGCAACAGATTCAGACCCAACCGGTCCAAGCCGCCCCGGATGACCTCGACTGCCTGCGGGGACAACTGCTCTCGCGTTGGAGCTACGTGCGCATCGATGCCTTGATCGACACCGGGCTGCATGAGGCAATCGACCAACTGCAGCGTGATCTCAACCAACTTCACGACCTGATCCAGGCGCGCTACTTCACCACCAGCAATCTGCCGGACACGCCACACGACTCCCCTCTTGCTTCTCCATGCGTGCCCACATCGTTCACCGCCTGA
- a CDS encoding transglutaminase family protein, translated as MRAHIVHRLTYCYDAPITLGEHRLCLKPRGHGFQRLLDHSLSVLPEPCQRRELLAASGDEILRLGFLGSTDQLCFEANSRVETRPAPPLDSCFNGMEPPLPYPRGQLNQDLLGALEGWLPNGQHEPSAIDLTQEALMGSNQQTLAFLNQLIELIQDRVKYTQRHAGPAWPAGRTLRERIGSCRDLAMLMVTCCRVVGLPARFVSGYQLLDPAPEQYDLHAWAEVYLPGAGWRGFDPSAGSEVNERYVVLATSSKPELTAAVSGSFSGPANTSSDLSWSISVDEEPANTSAPKQTLQAA; from the coding sequence ATGCGTGCCCACATCGTTCACCGCCTGACCTACTGCTACGACGCCCCGATCACCCTGGGGGAGCATCGCCTCTGCCTTAAACCAAGGGGACACGGTTTCCAGCGTCTGCTCGATCACTCCCTCTCGGTGCTTCCTGAACCCTGCCAACGGCGGGAGCTGCTGGCCGCCAGTGGCGATGAAATCCTGCGACTGGGTTTCCTGGGCAGCACTGATCAACTCTGCTTCGAAGCCAACAGCCGCGTGGAAACGCGGCCAGCCCCACCACTCGACAGCTGCTTCAACGGCATGGAGCCCCCGCTGCCCTATCCCCGCGGCCAGTTGAACCAGGATCTGCTCGGGGCACTGGAGGGATGGCTCCCGAACGGACAACACGAACCCTCCGCCATCGACCTCACCCAGGAAGCGCTGATGGGGAGCAACCAACAGACACTCGCTTTCCTCAACCAACTGATCGAACTGATTCAAGACCGCGTCAAGTACACCCAACGCCATGCGGGGCCGGCCTGGCCTGCTGGACGCACCTTGCGGGAACGCATCGGCTCCTGTCGGGACCTGGCCATGCTGATGGTGACCTGCTGCCGCGTTGTCGGACTTCCAGCCCGCTTTGTGAGCGGCTATCAACTGCTCGACCCGGCCCCTGAGCAGTACGACCTGCATGCCTGGGCGGAGGTCTATCTCCCCGGCGCCGGCTGGCGGGGTTTCGATCCCAGCGCCGGCAGTGAAGTAAATGAGCGCTATGTCGTGCTGGCCACCTCTTCGAAACCTGAACTCACCGCAGCAGTGAGTGGCAGCTTCAGCGGACCTGCCAACACCTCCAGTGATCTGAGCTGGAGCATCAGCGTGGACGAAGAACCAGCGAACACCAGCGCCCCGAAGCAGACGCTTCAGGCGGCCTGA
- a CDS encoding GTP 3',8-cyclase MoaA, whose product MHADGSVVDRHARPLGVLRLSLTGRCNLACPYCCPDADEPAGLLSLEAQLAVVQQACALGAHTLRLTGGEPLLSDRLWPLLEAVAAARSRPDSPFHGLQQVTLTTNGALLTSERARRLRALGVDRLTVSLDAVHPDAVARMAGLQGGVSAGERLLGQVLAGVEAARAAGFAPSLGQLKLNSVIQRGLNDDQLIPLAALARDHGVELRLIEYMDVGNRNGWTLDQVVPATDMIERLNAEWPLQAVGRAPHATASRWRYRDGRGVVGVIASITEPFCGDCNRLRITADGQAFTCLFASKGVNLQRWLMPRVDGDGLRDALTALWLRRDDRFSERRAQLGSAAPHAEMAYLGG is encoded by the coding sequence ATGCACGCTGACGGCTCTGTTGTCGATCGCCATGCCCGGCCGTTGGGCGTCTTGCGGCTGTCGCTCACAGGGCGCTGCAATTTGGCTTGTCCCTATTGCTGCCCGGATGCTGATGAGCCAGCGGGACTGCTCAGCCTTGAAGCTCAGTTGGCTGTGGTGCAGCAGGCCTGTGCCTTGGGTGCACACACGCTGCGGCTCACCGGAGGCGAGCCTCTATTAAGTGATCGCCTTTGGCCCTTGCTGGAGGCTGTGGCTGCTGCGCGTTCGCGGCCTGACAGTCCGTTCCATGGGCTGCAGCAGGTCACGCTCACCACCAACGGGGCTTTGCTCACGTCCGAACGAGCCCGTCGGCTCAGAGCGTTGGGAGTGGACCGTCTCACCGTGAGCCTCGATGCCGTGCATCCGGATGCAGTGGCACGCATGGCTGGCCTGCAAGGGGGTGTGTCTGCCGGGGAGCGATTGCTCGGTCAGGTGCTGGCCGGTGTGGAGGCAGCTCGAGCGGCGGGCTTTGCTCCTTCGTTGGGTCAGTTGAAGCTCAACAGCGTGATTCAGCGAGGCTTGAACGACGATCAGTTGATCCCGTTGGCTGCGTTGGCCCGTGATCACGGCGTCGAGCTGCGGTTGATCGAATACATGGATGTGGGCAATCGCAATGGTTGGACGCTCGATCAGGTGGTGCCGGCCACGGACATGATCGAGCGGCTGAACGCGGAATGGCCGCTGCAGGCCGTGGGTCGGGCTCCCCACGCCACGGCCAGTCGTTGGCGCTACCGCGATGGGCGAGGTGTGGTGGGTGTGATTGCCTCCATCACCGAGCCGTTCTGTGGGGATTGCAACCGGTTGCGCATCACGGCGGATGGCCAGGCATTCACCTGTTTGTTTGCCTCGAAGGGGGTGAACCTTCAGCGTTGGTTGATGCCACGTGTGGATGGTGATGGTTTGCGCGATGCCCTGACGGCTTTATGGCTTCGACGCGATGACCGTTTCAGTGAGCGTCGTGCGCAGCTGGGGAGCGCTGCTCCCCATGCGGAGATGGCGTACTTGGGTGGGTGA
- a CDS encoding molybdenum cofactor guanylyltransferase, with protein sequence MPTGELRACVLSGGASRRMGRDKALLPHPNGGVWLSELVNQLRSLSLPVVVVSGHNSHQQLLQGQAGVALLDEQPAGLGPLHALGQLVAAEPQQEAWLVVPVDMPLLSAAVFQRLIQVWKLDPHQAAVAADGQRLQPLLGIYPTSELFTASLRQQLSEGNRRWMHWLERIPYRPVLLAADQLRNFNAVSDLAALSDAR encoded by the coding sequence ATGCCGACGGGTGAGCTGAGGGCGTGCGTGCTCAGCGGTGGGGCGAGCAGGCGTATGGGGCGCGACAAGGCCTTGCTTCCCCATCCCAACGGCGGCGTGTGGCTGTCGGAGCTGGTCAACCAACTGCGCTCCTTGTCGTTGCCAGTGGTGGTGGTGAGTGGGCACAACAGCCATCAGCAGTTGCTTCAGGGCCAAGCTGGGGTGGCACTGCTGGATGAGCAGCCCGCTGGCCTGGGCCCGTTGCATGCGCTGGGGCAGTTGGTGGCAGCGGAACCCCAACAGGAGGCATGGCTGGTGGTTCCTGTCGACATGCCTCTCTTGTCTGCTGCGGTGTTTCAGCGTTTGATCCAGGTTTGGAAATTGGATCCCCATCAGGCAGCAGTGGCCGCTGATGGCCAGCGCCTGCAGCCGTTGCTGGGGATCTATCCCACCTCTGAGCTGTTCACAGCTTCCCTGCGTCAGCAACTGTCTGAGGGAAATCGACGCTGGATGCATTGGTTGGAGCGCATTCCTTATCGCCCGGTGCTGCTGGCTGCTGACCAGCTGCGCAATTTCAATGCTGTGAGTGATCTGGCAGCGTTGTCTGATGCACGCTGA
- a CDS encoding NarK family nitrate/nitrite MFS transporter: MLGDLWSFQGRYRTLHLTWIAFFLTFVVWFNLAPLATTVRADLDLTIGQIRTVAICNVALTIPARVLIGMLLDKFGPRITYSSILVFSVIPCLLFASAQDFNQLVVARLLLSIVGAGFVIGIRMVAEWFPPKEIGLAEGIYGGWGNFGSAFSALTMVLLAGYLSFSGGATLPTGEVLNWRGAIALTGIISALYGVFYYFSVTDTPPGKVYQKPAKTAGLEVTSMRDFWGLLGMNVPFAAILCVLCWRLTKVGFLTASTYPLALGAVAIWFAFQTWGIIRTNRDLILGNKTYPKEDRYEFRQVAILELTYIVNFGSELAVVSMLPTFFETTFDLPKATAGLLASCFAFVNLVARPAGGLISDKVGSRKNTMGFLTAGLGIGYLVMSMIKPGTFSGTSGIVVAVVITMLASFFVQSGEGATFALVPLVKRRVTGQVAGLVGAYGNVGAVAYLTTFSLLPMWMGGGKDPSPEVIAASNSAFFQILGIAGLVVAFFCFFFLKEPKGSFADLHEGEDASPELAAAGR; this comes from the coding sequence ATGCTTGGCGATCTTTGGTCGTTCCAAGGGAGATATCGAACCCTCCATCTCACTTGGATCGCCTTTTTCCTGACGTTTGTCGTCTGGTTCAACCTGGCCCCCCTGGCCACAACGGTGCGAGCGGATCTCGACCTGACAATTGGTCAAATCCGCACCGTGGCCATCTGCAACGTGGCCCTCACCATTCCTGCGCGCGTGCTAATCGGCATGCTGCTGGACAAATTCGGCCCCCGGATCACCTACTCCTCGATCCTGGTGTTCTCGGTCATCCCCTGCCTGCTGTTTGCGTCCGCTCAGGACTTCAACCAGCTTGTTGTGGCTCGTCTGCTCCTCTCCATCGTGGGCGCCGGCTTCGTGATCGGCATCCGCATGGTGGCGGAGTGGTTCCCTCCGAAGGAAATCGGTCTTGCTGAAGGCATCTACGGCGGCTGGGGCAACTTCGGCTCCGCCTTCTCCGCCCTCACCATGGTGCTGCTGGCTGGCTACCTGTCCTTCTCCGGCGGCGCAACCCTGCCCACAGGTGAAGTCCTCAACTGGCGCGGTGCCATTGCCCTGACCGGCATCATCTCCGCCCTCTACGGCGTCTTCTATTACTTCAGCGTCACCGATACACCTCCTGGCAAGGTGTATCAAAAGCCCGCCAAGACCGCTGGTCTGGAAGTCACCTCCATGCGCGACTTCTGGGGTCTGCTGGGGATGAATGTGCCGTTCGCTGCCATTCTTTGCGTGCTCTGCTGGCGCCTCACCAAGGTGGGCTTCCTCACCGCAAGCACCTATCCCCTGGCCCTTGGTGCCGTTGCCATTTGGTTTGCCTTCCAGACCTGGGGCATCATCCGCACCAACCGTGACCTGATTCTCGGCAACAAGACCTATCCCAAGGAAGACCGCTACGAGTTCCGCCAAGTGGCGATCCTCGAGCTCACCTACATCGTCAACTTCGGCTCCGAGCTGGCCGTGGTCTCGATGCTTCCCACCTTCTTCGAAACCACCTTCGATCTGCCCAAAGCAACAGCTGGCCTCTTGGCCTCCTGCTTTGCCTTCGTGAACCTCGTCGCCCGCCCTGCTGGCGGCCTGATTTCCGACAAAGTCGGCAGCCGAAAGAACACCATGGGCTTCCTCACCGCAGGCCTGGGTATCGGCTACCTGGTGATGAGCATGATCAAACCCGGCACCTTCTCCGGCACCAGCGGGATCGTCGTGGCTGTGGTGATCACCATGCTCGCCTCCTTCTTTGTGCAGTCCGGCGAAGGCGCCACCTTCGCTCTGGTTCCCCTGGTGAAGCGTCGCGTCACCGGTCAGGTGGCTGGTCTGGTGGGTGCTTACGGCAACGTTGGAGCCGTGGCTTACCTCACCACTTTCAGCCTGCTGCCGATGTGGATGGGCGGCGGCAAAGATCCTTCTCCCGAAGTGATCGCTGCCTCCAACAGCGCCTTCTTCCAGATCCTCGGCATTGCCGGTCTGGTGGTTGCCTTCTTCTGCTTCTTCTTCCTCAAAGAACCGAAGGGATCCTTCGCGGATCTGCATGAAGGCGAAGATGCTTCGCCTGAATTGGCAGCTGCTGGTCGCTGA
- a CDS encoding molybdopterin oxidoreductase family protein has protein sequence MTTPTPSVRSQCPYCGVGCGLELLPPAQPGQAVKKDEEGNPMWTARGDRSHPSSQGQVCIKGATVGETLARGRLHQPLYRASLDQDFEPVSWEQALQTITDQIQTTLANKGADAIAMYGSGQFHTEDYYLAQKLLKGALGTNNFDANSRLCMSSAVAGYTRSLGSDGPPACYDDLDHCSVAVLIGTNTAECHPVLFQRLIKRKKRNPGSVTIVVIDPRRTDTAKAADIHLPIAPGTDLALLHGIAHLVMRENGQDVAFIDDHTENYKPFFDVVARWTPRKVARFCGIPEKRLREVAELFHRKQRVLSLWSMGVNQRREGTAVVQGLINLHLLTGQIGKEGAGPFSLTGQPNAMGGREAGGLAHLLPGYRIVTNDQHRSEVEQAWGFPQGQIAATPGLGAWQQVEAMERGDLDLWWVAATNPLVSMPELDRVKAAMQNCALVVVSEAYADSETSHYAHLLLPASQWSEKAGAMTNSERRVTYCPAYRPRHGQSRPDWEVFAEVGRRLGFEQHFSYDSAAEVYAEFSQLTEGRVCDMSGLSHELLSESGPQQWPFPRGSEPSQGAKRLYSDHQFPTPSGKARFSTDLPQGLAEPPCDTYPLVLTVGRYLGQWHTMTRTGKVKRLQTMHPEPLLEIHPEDASDLQIKDGALTAVSSRRGHLTARAKITNRIRKGSVFLPMHWGFTQDQACEVNALMHDQACPVSKQPELKACAVIAAPAVSAIKPPEQVSNQLVKLRRWFSPAAQ, from the coding sequence ATGACCACCCCCACCCCCAGCGTGCGCAGCCAGTGCCCCTACTGCGGTGTGGGCTGCGGTCTCGAATTGCTTCCACCAGCCCAACCGGGCCAGGCGGTCAAAAAAGACGAAGAAGGCAACCCGATGTGGACGGCGCGCGGCGATCGCAGCCACCCCTCCAGCCAGGGGCAGGTGTGCATCAAAGGGGCCACCGTGGGAGAAACCCTGGCCCGCGGACGACTGCACCAACCCCTGTATCGCGCCAGCCTCGATCAAGACTTTGAACCGGTGAGCTGGGAGCAAGCACTCCAGACCATCACCGATCAGATCCAGACCACCCTGGCCAACAAAGGGGCTGACGCCATTGCCATGTATGGCTCTGGCCAGTTCCACACGGAGGATTATTACCTCGCCCAAAAGCTGCTCAAAGGAGCCCTCGGCACCAACAATTTCGATGCCAATTCCCGCCTCTGCATGAGCTCGGCGGTGGCTGGCTACACCCGCAGCCTCGGCTCCGATGGCCCTCCGGCCTGCTACGACGACCTTGACCACTGCAGCGTGGCGGTGCTGATCGGCACCAACACAGCGGAATGCCATCCGGTGCTGTTTCAGCGCCTGATCAAACGCAAAAAACGCAACCCCGGCAGCGTCACGATCGTGGTGATCGACCCGCGCCGCACCGACACCGCCAAAGCCGCTGACATTCATCTACCGATTGCACCGGGCACTGATCTAGCCCTGCTGCATGGCATTGCCCACCTGGTGATGCGCGAAAACGGCCAGGACGTGGCCTTTATCGACGATCACACCGAGAACTACAAGCCCTTCTTCGATGTGGTAGCCCGCTGGACCCCCCGCAAGGTGGCCCGCTTCTGCGGCATCCCTGAGAAACGGTTGCGGGAGGTGGCCGAGCTGTTCCACCGCAAACAACGGGTGTTGAGCCTTTGGTCGATGGGCGTGAACCAACGGAGGGAAGGCACCGCCGTGGTGCAGGGCCTGATCAACCTGCACCTGCTCACGGGCCAGATCGGCAAAGAAGGCGCCGGCCCCTTCTCCCTCACAGGCCAACCGAATGCGATGGGAGGCAGGGAAGCAGGTGGCTTGGCCCATCTCCTGCCCGGATACCGGATTGTCACCAATGACCAGCACCGCAGTGAGGTGGAGCAGGCCTGGGGATTCCCCCAAGGTCAGATTGCTGCCACCCCTGGGCTCGGGGCCTGGCAACAGGTGGAGGCGATGGAGCGGGGTGACCTCGACCTCTGGTGGGTGGCCGCCACGAACCCCCTGGTGAGCATGCCCGAACTCGACCGCGTCAAGGCGGCGATGCAGAACTGCGCCCTGGTGGTGGTGAGTGAGGCCTATGCCGACTCGGAAACTTCCCACTACGCCCATTTGCTGTTACCGGCATCGCAATGGAGCGAAAAGGCTGGAGCGATGACCAATTCCGAGCGCAGGGTCACCTACTGCCCGGCCTATCGACCCCGCCATGGCCAAAGTCGGCCCGACTGGGAGGTCTTCGCTGAAGTGGGCCGGCGTCTTGGATTCGAACAACACTTCAGCTACGACTCAGCAGCGGAGGTGTACGCCGAATTCAGCCAACTCACCGAGGGGCGGGTGTGTGACATGTCGGGCCTCAGCCATGAGCTGCTGAGCGAATCGGGCCCGCAGCAATGGCCCTTCCCCCGTGGCAGCGAACCCAGCCAAGGGGCCAAGCGCCTCTACAGCGACCATCAGTTCCCAACACCCAGCGGCAAAGCTCGCTTCAGCACCGATCTGCCCCAGGGCTTAGCGGAACCCCCCTGCGACACCTATCCGCTCGTGCTCACCGTGGGGCGCTATCTGGGGCAATGGCACACGATGACGCGCACCGGCAAGGTGAAACGGCTGCAAACCATGCATCCAGAACCGCTGCTGGAGATCCATCCTGAGGATGCCAGTGACTTGCAGATCAAAGACGGAGCCTTGACGGCCGTGAGCTCACGGCGGGGACACCTCACGGCCCGGGCGAAGATCACCAACAGGATTCGTAAGGGCAGCGTGTTTTTGCCCATGCACTGGGGCTTCACCCAGGACCAAGCCTGCGAAGTCAATGCCCTAATGCATGACCAGGCCTGCCCGGTCTCGAAACAACCGGAACTCAAAGCCTGCGCCGTGATTGCAGCCCCCGCGGTCTCGGCCATCAAACCGCCTGAACAGGTGAGCAACCAATTGGTGAAACTGCGGCGCTGGTTCAGCCCAGCAGCTCAGTAA
- a CDS encoding nitrate reductase associated protein, giving the protein MDSRSDCSSHCFSFEQDFIGNWRCIPLCVRRKLDLVGIKLKLNHWLALEQPQRQQLVDWSDAPTEWAGFRQHLRDLTVGMADGMVKDLPPAVDAPWQCMDQVPLAIAEAADQRGVVLNAVAWAGLSELDRFALCKLARPGHDHHNLDAAFTELLG; this is encoded by the coding sequence ATGGATTCGCGGAGTGATTGCTCAAGTCATTGCTTTTCGTTTGAGCAGGATTTCATTGGTAACTGGCGATGCATCCCCCTTTGCGTGCGCCGCAAATTGGATTTGGTGGGCATCAAGCTGAAGCTCAATCATTGGTTGGCCCTCGAGCAGCCGCAGCGTCAGCAACTGGTGGATTGGTCCGATGCTCCGACCGAGTGGGCAGGGTTTCGTCAGCACCTGCGTGATCTCACCGTCGGGATGGCGGATGGGATGGTCAAGGATCTGCCGCCAGCAGTGGATGCACCTTGGCAGTGCATGGATCAGGTGCCGCTGGCGATTGCCGAAGCAGCCGATCAACGCGGTGTGGTGCTCAATGCTGTGGCTTGGGCTGGTTTGTCGGAGTTGGACCGGTTTGCGTTGTGCAAACTGGCCCGGCCCGGCCATGACCACCACAACCTGGATGCGGCCTTTACTGAGCTGCTGGGCTGA